Proteins co-encoded in one Gemmatimonadaceae bacterium genomic window:
- a CDS encoding N-acetyltransferase, producing MAAPFIHESAYVDEGAVVGDDTRIWHFCHVNSGAVIGERCSLGQNVVVMPRTKIGNNVKIQNNVSIYEGVELEDDVFCGPSMVFTNVINPRSHVSRKHEYRPTLVRRGASIGANATVVCGVTLGEYAFVGAGAVVHRDVKAYALVVGVPARQVGWVCACGVTLPRGEKTRGREDEKTSGPARLVCEACGAAYRLREGVLSPEESA from the coding sequence ATGGCCGCCCCCTTCATCCACGAGTCCGCGTACGTCGACGAGGGGGCAGTCGTCGGCGACGACACGCGCATCTGGCACTTCTGTCACGTGAACAGCGGTGCAGTGATCGGCGAGCGCTGCTCGCTGGGGCAGAACGTGGTCGTGATGCCGCGCACGAAGATCGGCAACAATGTGAAGATCCAGAACAACGTTTCGATCTACGAAGGGGTCGAACTGGAAGACGACGTCTTCTGCGGCCCGTCGATGGTCTTCACGAACGTGATCAACCCGCGCAGCCACGTGTCGCGCAAGCACGAGTACCGCCCCACGCTGGTGCGGCGGGGGGCGAGCATCGGGGCGAATGCGACGGTTGTGTGCGGGGTGACGCTGGGTGAATACGCCTTTGTGGGCGCCGGCGCCGTGGTGCATCGCGACGTGAAGGCGTATGCGCTGGTGGTCGGCGTGCCGGCGCGGCAGGTGGGGTGGGTGTGCGCGTGCGGGGTGACGTTGCCTCGTGGGGAGAAGACGAGAGGACGGGAAGACGAGAAGACGAGTGGACCGGCGCGCCTGGTATGTGAAGCGTGCGGGGCGGCCTATCGACTCCGTGAGGGGGTCCTTTCGCCGGAGGAGTCGGCATGA
- the carB gene encoding carbamoyl-phosphate synthase large subunit, producing the protein MPRRTDIHKILLIGSGPIVIGQAAEFDYSGTQAARALREEGYEVILVNSNPATIMTDPEVADRTYIEPVTPEFVELVIEKERPDALLPTMGGQTALNVAMKLSERGVLAKYGVELIGAKATAIRMAEDRAEFGEAMTRIGLQVPQGKIATTWEEAQAIAEFTGYPAIIRPAFTLGGSGGGIAYNREEYEQICRRGLAESPVTQILIERSLLGWKEFELEVMRDHADNVVIVCSIENLDPMGVHTGDSITVAPAMTLTDREYQVMRDAAVAVIREIGVEAGGCNIQFAINPRDGEMVVIEMNPRVSRSSALASKATGFPIAKIGTKLAVGYTLDEIPNDITRTTPASFEPVLDYVVVKCPRFAFEKFARANPYLTTQMKSVGESMAIGRTFKEAFQKGLRALETGRAGWTVGARAADDRLPDESLEALRGALGKPSPERIFEVKRAILAGFTTAQLYEITAIDPWFLEQMRELVEAERTYASAATVGAAEIRAMKQMGFSDRQLAELRGETEGAVRERRWGLGIHPAYKMVDTCAGEFPSRTPYLYSSYDEESEAEPTGKPSVIILGSGPNRIGQGVEFDYMCVRAVLALKEQGYETIMINSNPETVSTDYDTANTLYFEPLTLEDVLEIVRREQPIGVIVQLGGQTPLKLTNGLEAAGVRILGTTPDAIDIAEDRQRFEAVARALGVRQPDAGTATSVEEAVTIAASIGYPVLVRPSYVLGGRAMQIVYDEASMRNYFETAVRVSEERPVLVDRFLEDAYEADVDAVCDGTRVVIGGVMQHIEDAGIHSGDSACVLPPYAIRPEDIATMKENTVALARELGVVGLINVQFAVKDGVVYVLEVNPRGSRTIPFVSKAIGVPLASVAARCMVGESLESIGFTEEIVPPYHSVKEAVFPFTKFREFDPLLGPEMRSTGEVMGISTSFGSAFAKAQLSADNELPLGGAIFITVNDGDKPTVMPIARRFHEMGFTLYATEGTAHYLRAQGIPTSGVRKLHEGRPHGVDLMLNGEVHLLINTPLGKHAQNDDYELRQTAISRRISYTTTMSAASAACDAIQSLRSHSASVCSLQEWHQVLVASR; encoded by the coding sequence ATGCCTCGTCGCACCGACATCCACAAGATCCTCCTGATCGGCTCTGGCCCGATCGTCATCGGGCAGGCCGCCGAGTTCGACTACTCGGGGACGCAGGCCGCGCGCGCGCTGCGCGAAGAGGGATACGAGGTCATTCTCGTCAACTCGAATCCGGCGACGATCATGACCGACCCGGAGGTTGCCGACCGGACGTACATCGAGCCGGTGACGCCGGAGTTCGTGGAGCTGGTGATCGAGAAGGAGCGTCCGGATGCGTTGCTCCCGACGATGGGCGGGCAGACGGCGCTCAACGTGGCGATGAAGCTTTCCGAGCGCGGCGTGCTGGCGAAGTACGGGGTCGAGCTGATCGGTGCGAAGGCGACGGCGATCAGGATGGCGGAAGACCGCGCCGAGTTCGGCGAGGCCATGACGCGCATCGGGTTGCAGGTGCCGCAGGGGAAGATTGCCACCACGTGGGAAGAGGCGCAGGCGATTGCCGAGTTCACCGGGTATCCGGCGATCATCCGGCCGGCCTTCACGTTAGGCGGCTCGGGGGGCGGGATTGCCTACAACCGCGAGGAATACGAGCAGATCTGCCGCCGCGGCCTGGCCGAGTCGCCGGTGACGCAGATCCTCATCGAGCGCTCGTTGCTGGGGTGGAAGGAGTTCGAGCTCGAGGTGATGCGCGACCACGCCGACAACGTGGTGATCGTCTGCTCCATCGAGAACCTGGACCCGATGGGGGTGCACACCGGCGACTCGATCACCGTGGCGCCGGCCATGACGCTCACCGACCGCGAGTACCAGGTGATGCGCGACGCGGCGGTGGCGGTGATCCGCGAGATCGGCGTCGAGGCGGGCGGATGCAACATCCAGTTTGCCATCAACCCGCGCGATGGGGAGATGGTCGTCATCGAGATGAACCCGCGCGTCTCGCGCTCGTCGGCGCTGGCGTCGAAGGCGACGGGCTTCCCCATCGCCAAGATCGGGACCAAGTTGGCGGTGGGCTACACGCTGGACGAGATCCCGAACGACATCACCCGGACCACGCCGGCCTCGTTCGAGCCGGTGCTCGACTATGTCGTGGTGAAGTGCCCGCGCTTCGCCTTCGAGAAGTTTGCCCGTGCCAATCCGTACCTGACGACGCAGATGAAGTCGGTCGGTGAGTCGATGGCGATCGGGCGGACCTTCAAGGAGGCGTTCCAGAAGGGACTGCGCGCGCTGGAGACGGGGCGTGCCGGCTGGACGGTCGGGGCGCGCGCCGCCGACGACCGCCTGCCGGACGAGTCGCTGGAGGCGCTGCGCGGCGCGTTAGGCAAGCCGTCGCCCGAGCGCATCTTCGAGGTCAAGCGGGCGATCCTGGCGGGCTTCACCACCGCGCAACTGTACGAGATCACGGCGATCGACCCGTGGTTCCTCGAGCAGATGCGCGAACTGGTGGAGGCGGAGCGTACCTATGCATCGGCAGCGACGGTCGGCGCCGCCGAGATCCGCGCGATGAAGCAGATGGGCTTCAGCGACCGGCAGCTGGCGGAGCTGCGCGGCGAGACGGAGGGGGCGGTGCGCGAGCGCCGCTGGGGGCTGGGGATCCACCCGGCCTACAAGATGGTGGACACCTGCGCCGGCGAGTTCCCGTCGCGCACGCCGTACCTGTACTCGTCGTACGACGAGGAGAGCGAGGCCGAGCCCACGGGGAAGCCGTCGGTCATCATCCTCGGCAGTGGCCCCAATCGCATCGGGCAGGGGGTCGAGTTCGACTACATGTGCGTCCGCGCCGTCCTCGCGCTCAAGGAGCAGGGGTACGAGACGATCATGATCAACTCGAACCCCGAGACCGTCTCCACCGACTACGACACGGCCAACACGCTGTACTTCGAGCCGCTGACGCTCGAGGATGTGCTGGAGATCGTGCGGCGCGAGCAGCCGATCGGCGTGATCGTGCAGCTGGGGGGGCAGACGCCGCTCAAGCTGACCAACGGGCTCGAGGCCGCCGGCGTGCGGATCCTCGGGACGACGCCGGACGCGATCGACATCGCCGAGGATCGCCAGCGCTTCGAGGCCGTGGCGCGCGCGTTAGGCGTGCGCCAGCCCGATGCCGGCACCGCGACGAGCGTGGAGGAGGCGGTGACGATCGCCGCATCCATCGGGTACCCGGTCCTCGTGCGCCCGTCGTACGTGCTGGGGGGGCGCGCGATGCAGATCGTCTATGACGAGGCGTCGATGCGCAATTACTTCGAGACCGCGGTGCGGGTGAGCGAGGAGCGCCCCGTGCTGGTGGATCGCTTCCTCGAGGATGCCTACGAGGCCGACGTCGATGCCGTGTGTGACGGGACGCGCGTGGTGATTGGCGGCGTGATGCAGCACATCGAGGATGCGGGGATCCACTCCGGCGACTCGGCGTGCGTCCTGCCGCCCTATGCGATACGGCCCGAGGATATCGCGACGATGAAGGAGAACACCGTGGCCCTGGCCAGGGAGCTGGGGGTGGTGGGGCTCATCAACGTCCAGTTCGCGGTCAAGGACGGTGTGGTCTACGTCCTGGAGGTGAACCCCAGGGGGTCGCGCACCATCCCGTTTGTCTCCAAGGCGATCGGCGTCCCGCTGGCGTCGGTGGCGGCACGCTGCATGGTGGGGGAGTCGCTCGAATCGATCGGCTTCACCGAGGAGATCGTCCCGCCGTATCACTCGGTGAAGGAGGCGGTCTTCCCGTTCACCAAGTTCCGCGAGTTCGACCCGCTCCTTGGCCCCGAGATGCGCTCGACGGGGGAGGTGATGGGGATCTCGACCTCGTTCGGGAGCGCCTTCGCCAAGGCGCAGCTGTCGGCCGACAACGAGCTGCCGTTAGGCGGGGCGATCTTCATCACCGTGAACGACGGCGACAAGCCCACGGTGATGCCCATCGCGCGCCGCTTCCACGAGATGGGCTTCACGCTCTACGCGACCGAGGGGACCGCGCACTACCTGCGCGCGCAGGGGATCCCGACATCCGGGGTGCGCAAGCTGCACGAGGGGCGCCCGCACGGCGTGGACCTGATGCTGAACGGCGAGGTGCACCTCCTCATCAACACGCCGCTGGGCAAGCACGCGCAGAACGACGACTACGAACTCCGGCAGACGGCAATCTCGCGGCGCATCTCCTACACGACGACCATGTCGGCGGCGTCGGCGGCGTGCGATGCGATCCAGTCGCTGCGCTCGCACAGCGCGTCGGTCTGCTCGCTGCAGGAGTGGCACCAGGTCCTCGTCGCCTCGCGCTAG
- a CDS encoding GDP-mannose 4,6-dehydratase, with protein MSDASPSAPRTPRTALVTGVTGQDGSYLAELLLARGYRVVGTTRTHGTADTWRIRQLLSRLELSALDLADASAVRGFVGRVAPHEVYHLAAASRVDRSWTHPMEALEANAGSTVHLMDALRHEAPAARLVIASSCEIFGRPDVSPQDERTPVRPASPYGVSKAAAYWLAANYREAYGLHVASAILYNHESPRRSETFVTRKITQAVARIAAGLETTLTLGNLEGRRDWGFAGDYAEAMWRMQQLDAPRDLVIGTGTAHTVRDFCERAFAVAGLDYRAHVVSDESLFRPVDATTLVADARAARAALDWEPRVDFSALVEMMVEGDRERVRGGGGV; from the coding sequence ATGAGCGACGCCTCGCCGAGCGCGCCGCGCACGCCGCGTACGGCGCTCGTCACCGGCGTCACCGGGCAGGACGGCTCCTACCTGGCCGAACTCCTCCTGGCGCGCGGCTATCGAGTCGTGGGAACGACGCGAACACACGGCACGGCCGACACCTGGCGCATCCGGCAGCTGCTCTCACGCCTCGAACTCTCCGCCCTGGATCTCGCCGACGCCTCGGCCGTGCGCGGATTCGTGGGGCGTGTGGCGCCGCACGAGGTCTACCACCTTGCCGCGGCCAGCCGCGTGGACCGAAGCTGGACGCACCCGATGGAGGCGCTCGAGGCAAACGCCGGCAGCACCGTCCACCTGATGGACGCGCTGCGCCACGAGGCGCCGGCGGCGCGACTGGTCATCGCGTCGTCGTGCGAGATCTTCGGGCGCCCCGACGTCTCCCCGCAGGACGAGCGCACGCCGGTGCGGCCGGCGTCGCCGTACGGGGTCTCGAAGGCAGCGGCCTACTGGCTGGCGGCGAACTATCGTGAAGCGTACGGGCTGCATGTGGCATCGGCGATCCTGTACAACCACGAGAGCCCGCGGCGCAGCGAAACGTTCGTCACCCGCAAGATCACGCAGGCCGTGGCGCGCATCGCCGCCGGGCTGGAGACCACGCTCACGCTGGGCAATCTCGAGGGGCGACGCGACTGGGGCTTTGCCGGCGATTACGCGGAGGCGATGTGGCGCATGCAGCAGCTGGATGCGCCGCGCGACCTGGTGATCGGGACGGGAACGGCGCACACGGTTCGCGACTTCTGCGAGCGGGCGTTTGCCGTGGCGGGGCTCGACTACCGAGCGCACGTGGTGAGCGACGAGTCGCTCTTTCGTCCCGTTGACGCGACGACGCTGGTGGCCGATGCGCGCGCCGCGCGTGCGGCGCTGGACTGGGAGCCGCGCGTGGACTTTTCCGCGCTGGTGGAAATGATGGTCGAGGGCGACCGGGAGCGCGTGCGGGGCGGGGGAGGGGTGTAA
- a CDS encoding 50S ribosomal protein L28 produces MAINRNRCYVCDKGVTYGNNVSHANNKTRRTWKPNLQVVRVVAGGKTVKVKVCTRCLSAGKVQRAPRGAAVA; encoded by the coding sequence ATGGCCATCAATCGCAATCGCTGCTACGTCTGCGACAAGGGCGTGACCTACGGGAACAACGTCTCGCACGCGAACAACAAGACGCGCCGCACCTGGAAGCCGAACCTGCAGGTGGTCCGCGTCGTCGCGGGCGGCAAGACCGTGAAGGTCAAGGTCTGCACTCGTTGCCTGTCGGCCGGCAAGGTCCAGCGCGCGCCGCGTGGTGCCGCCGTCGCGTGA
- the rplQ gene encoding 50S ribosomal protein L17: MRHRKAGRQLRRTSEQKLALMRGLASSLIEHGAIETTEAKAKELRPFIEKLITKARSGTLHDRRLAGRHIQKRETADKLFKEIGPKYLKRPGGYTRILKTGHRKGDGAEMARIELVEG; the protein is encoded by the coding sequence ATGCGTCACAGGAAAGCGGGGCGCCAGCTTCGCCGTACCAGCGAACAGAAGCTCGCGTTGATGCGCGGCCTCGCGTCGTCGCTGATCGAGCACGGTGCCATCGAGACCACCGAGGCGAAGGCCAAGGAACTTCGCCCGTTCATCGAGAAGCTGATCACCAAGGCCCGCTCCGGGACTTTGCACGATCGCCGGCTTGCCGGCCGCCACATCCAGAAGCGGGAGACGGCGGACAAGCTGTTCAAGGAGATCGGGCCCAAGTACCTCAAGCGGCCCGGCGGCTACACGCGCATCCTCAAGACCGGTCACCGCAAGGGCGACGGGGCGGAGATGGCGCGCATCGAGCTCGTGGAGGGGTGA